In the genome of Arachis hypogaea cultivar Tifrunner chromosome 9, arahy.Tifrunner.gnm2.J5K5, whole genome shotgun sequence, the window taattattcaaatttcaaatacaatactcttctacataattaataattcaaaattaaaaaaaatattttatttcatgcaaagcaattaaaaaagattaaatttaaatataaatattcatGCATgtacataaattttaaataaaatactctgcATAATCAATAATAACGAAATATGGTATTATTGTAACTCAAATCCTTGTGGGGCAATGCAAACGACGAAGCAATGTATAGACTAATTTGAtaaattttctgttttgaaaataatttattaaattagtttttaaaagataatttttaaataaacgtttaccatttatttttgataaattaaactaaaaataatttttaataagaactaaaaataattttcaataagcacaactaataattatatttaataagcaTAACTAATGGCTTTGAATTAAATCACCATACTAAATCGAAACCATTGGCTTCAATTTACCATGGGCATCTGTTCACGTGTATAAATCGAATGGAATGGATTTGATTTACTAGCAAATATAAATCAAATCTCCTTGTTTCGATTTATAGGTATATGTTAATTTGCATGCaattcaaatataataaatttgatttagtaCTGGTTtcgtaaatcaaatttaatagattcgatttatatagaaatggaTCTTGGGACATTCAGGTAGCTATTTTCATTTTCGGGGATTTGGGTAATTTTGGGTTTCAATTAATTTATCTTAGTAATTCCTAATTTTAACAATCATTAGAGCACATGCTAgttaaatccaaaatttttattattatcttttgtgTTTATTTGTATCTGTTTTAATACTGTTTAAGTCATAGTTACAATAAATACTATATTAATTAATAGTGTAATATATGAAAAGACCGCCTAACTAAGTTATagataaaatgaattattatgATCGACAGTATAAATCTATCTTATTAATTTAGTGAGAAGTCAATTATATGGGGAATCGAACATTCTTAAAATGAATGAGAATAATGAATTTATATTAGTTAACAAGTGCCTTATCaagtattcttaaaatattattaaggtgttaaatattaaaaaatttgtattaaaaaatattattatactcttaacaTACACTCTTTACTAAATCAATATTAATATCtcatataattcttttaataaaatattataaaaaaattgtataattaaaactaaaatttttaaaatattttataaaagtacttgtatttaaataatttgtgaaaagaaaaaattaaaattaatgtattcaaagattttaaaaattttgaatttataaaagaaaaaaagagaataagttgatgaagggactaatttggtgtacGGAATTTAATTTcaaggactaaaatgagtcatttgatgTAAAGTAAGAGACCAATTTAGTGCATATGTAATGATGATATACTGAATGACACGTGAATAAATAACATTGTGACAGATGGCATAATCCGACACATGACAAAATAGTATTGTGACACATGCCATAACAatccacgtcatcatgccatgtgTTGCTAACCGACACATCATCATACCGTTACATGTACGCAAACTATGAGGTGACATATGTCACTAAAGATCCACGTCATCAAGCTATGTCAGTCCGTCGTTAATGGAAAACAGGTTAAGTACTAATATAGTGCAATATTTGAATATCAACAATGTAATTAATGCAATTAAGATCCTAGGGACAATTTTAATatgaggcctgctacacatacaagcatttTTGGTTTACAAGCTATACAAGTTGGCCCAAATTCAAGAAAAAAACACGCGCACCACTCCTTTAAATTGAGCATCCAACACACACGTCTTACAACACGTTTATTATGccgcactcttcctcttcttcctcaatcaaaatgTAAACCGTCAAGATTCAAGCAACATTCGAAACAAACTACGATTCtgcgaagagtagaagaaatattattcaaggtactattttactgttcttctaggtttttttttctagattatctctgccatgtgcctcatccttaaccagcaaaatattaaaagatttcaagaagaaatatactgtctccctcctgatattgggtgtatttcttaaatcatttgggtgtatttttgtaatcgtttggtttatttctgtaactgtttaggtgtatttatgtaattctttaggtgtatttctgtaatcctttgggtgtatttttgaagttccattatcttcaaaacaatttcaaagcttgatttcagaaaccatgaaaatcgaaaaaaacagaAAGAGATCGAAGGCAAAGAAAGAACGCATGAAGCAGATCGAACAAATTTgacaaaaaacttaaaaaaagaaacgaaatcttttaaaaaatagaagTTATACATTCACGCATTAAttgatttgaattaatttaaaagtcTGTTAAAAAGATACGTAACATAAACAGCCCATTTAGGAGTTTCGTTTTCTTCATAATTGTAAAACTTGTAAGAGCAAGCACTTGTACGTAGAGATTAAATCTTTTAATATATGACGTCAATCTTAAATATcactttaaaaatttagtaatttaaaacTGTAATGTTTTGGCCCCAAACTCGGGAGTTCACACTCCAAGTCAAAATGGTTTCATCTCCACCTCCATAGTTCCATCTTCACctaaaaattacataaataaaatttattaatattcaatttaatatCAAAGACTATTCACAATATAATATTACTCAAATTCACCCACTGAAGACATAGCCTAATAAATTAGAAGTGACTGATACTCCTTCTaagaataatgataaaaaattatataaattttaattatatcataataaattatattaagataaaataaaataatatgatagaaaaacattattattattagtgttgtTGTTGAAAATACACAACTTAAGTAAGtaaagattttattaatttttagaggGGCATTTATTAACATTTTCAAAAGCCATGGAACACTATATTAGAAATAACAAATCATATCCCTAAAACCATATTGTGGCAATAAATTTGTCAGTGTTTTATTGCCCTTCTCCTTAAAGAAAAGCTCATCTCTAACATGAGCACAAATTGATAGTTGtaggattaaaaaaaattattttattttattttattttaaacaattcatttctatctttaaaaaattaaaattttttattcttaaccttgtaaatttttacttttattttttctaaaatgagAAAGTACTCTTTGTTTGACTAAAATTAAGTTTAGTATCAATTAAGTAATCAACACAAATCTTAAACAATTAAATAGTTTACAAATTAATATTTACATCAATAATAAAAGTTCAACAATATAAATTACTATTATCAATTACAAACAATAACTTAACCATTAGCAATAACTAATTACCAACCAAACCAAGAATACAACAACAATTAGAAGTCGTCGTACCTGTTGCCAGAgtagcaacaacaataaaatacCACTATTCCACTTAACTCTTGACTTCCATTGCTTTGGCTACTGGTGGGATTGAAAGTTTtcattcttttatattttttttataattaataaaaataattaaaattaaatataatttttgttacaaaccaattcatttatttatttgctcAACTAAGTTCATTTAAAATCTATACAAAAGATACATATCCACAAAATCTTTAATGTCAAAATTCATCTAGTGGTCGAAGTTTCAgcaaaaattactttttataatttcATTAGAGTATCCTCTAATAAAGAATGAGAAAATCAACTATCTTCTTTAGTTTGGTtctcaaatattaatattaatttcagTTGGATTTAAGAGGGATCTTGTCTAGAGAaatataatatttcaaattttaagaatgagAATGGTGGTAAGACTTAATTAAGAACATTAAAGGCAATGTTTTGTGAGCTGGTTTTGCATTTGTCTAGTACTTCATTTATTTGTTCAAAGAATATTTAGTTTGTGATTTTTCTTAAATGGATAGGAAAAAAATAAATTGCTATTAACATGAGAAATATTTCCTCACCCTCTCCACTAGTCCTGCAGGAGTACAAAGtgaaaaaaagagtaaaataaacaAATCCTGGATTATACACAAACGCATTTTTAAATTCCACGAACAGGGATTTTCACTGTTGATGTTGGGCGTTGTTTTAGTCCACTCACTACCAACCCATCAGTTTTTAATACAGTTTTCCTGCTCTTCAATGGCGAAACCAATCTGGTGGCCAGCCTCGAAGGAGAAAAGGACCTACGAATCTTTGCAGCGACCGAGACAGATCGCTTTGGCGAATTCCTACTCAACTTTTCTTTTCCTGTTGGCGAAAAAAGATACACGGTTGGTGGATGAAACACATGGAACCTCTTTGGAGAACTCCTTCCGGTAGTTGTTCTACTTGGTGAAATCAACTTCTTATTACTTTTAGCTTGTGGACTCTTCTTGACTTGAACTTTTGAAGATGAAGGTTGTGGTGACTTGATCACAAATTTATGTGGCGTAGTTATAGATGTGGTTGCAGTTGTTGTTGTTCCTCTATTTCTTAATACAATGGGGGACCTGGTCTTTGAAAATCCTTGCTGCTGAGAAGAAGGTTGGGTTGGAAGGTACAAAGGATTTGGAAATAGCACTGTTTTCTTGGCCCATGGTTTGTTCCTTGGAGACACTCTATTagccaagtacttcttgttttctttgtcaaattcttttatttttggaggTGATACCTTAAAATTGATTCTAGAACGAGCACGTTGAAGCGACGGTGAATTTTCGTGCTGTGATTTTGTTTgcttttccttcttccttctgGCCTTGAATTCGGTATTTTCAGCTTGAAATGACGATAATTTTCCATTTAATCTTTGAGACATCGGAGTTTTTGGATCGTCAGAAGTGGCTAAAGGTTTGTTATTAACCACTGAGACTATTTCTCTAGCAAATTGAGTTGCCTGTAGAATCTCTCCAACGGTTTCACCCACTAGCATTGCAGGCAATGACATTCTTCTCCATTCACCTGCATATGTGTTTGTTTGTTTCATTTCAAGGCAAAGATATATAAGTGCAAAAGAAATgcgaagaaagagaaagaacctGTCTTTGATGGAGAGGGAAACTTTCCCATGGGAGATTTCCTAGTTCCACCATTCTTGAGCCTTCACAGTTTCATATACAAACAATTTCACAACTTTGACAAAATCATAATCTACTTTAATAATAATCATAACAATTCAATAGATAGTAAAATTTTGAACTTGTAAAATATATTCATCATCAAATTATAGTAAAATCTGACACGTTTGTAGTACTTTACCTAATGGATAAATTCATATCATTTGAATAAATCAAGTAAAATAatataagaacaaaaaaaataaaaaataaagatttttttttgaaaaaaaagaagagtaccTGAGTGATTCTTGTTTACACCTGAGACTAGTTCTGAGATAACCTCTGGTACTTCGAGGGCTGAGACTAACGCCCGAAACCACCTTACTTCCACCGGTCACAGTATACTGAAGCTCCTGAAGCCGTGCCATGCACCGATCCACCTTCAAAAGCAACCCCACacaaaattaatcaattaattaatcaagaaaaaactctgataaggaaaatccaaaaggaaaaatagaGATTTTTGTGGACAAATGAGGGTTGCTTATTAAAGAGGATGAGTATGAGTATTACCTTGATGAGCGTCTCTCTAATGAGAATTGGATTAAGTGGAGCTAACATTTTCTTCTGCGTGGGTGGGGTTCTAGCAACCATGGCTGCAAAAACACGATGCGGTTGTGGTCTCAACAACGCAATCTCTTAATTTTAAACTAGTAGTAGTAGTGCCCACTCAACTAACGATTGGACCTCTCTCTAGAACACAGGGACACAATGACCCGAAGCCTTTTAGTTTCAGTGTTTTGATGTGAAAGTCAAAGAAAAAACGCAAAGTATAACGTTTGCATTTCCAACGGTCGAGTGAGCCTCACTCCTAATTCCTAGTGATTGAGGAATGTAACGGCTACTTGTTCCCAGGTCTATAAGGTCATGTCTCCATTATTTTATTaggatataataataattaaaacttaaaaggatataaaaagtaaaaacttttAATATACATGTTACTTTTAGGGTCAATCTACTGTATCTTTTATTGATGTctagtttttattaatttattttttataataaattttaaatatttaaattttactaatttttatattttaaattaaatattaataatataacaaattttaacaattaaataattaataattaatcacaaaatcaatataaaaagtaattatttttactaacgtAATATTAAGAGTACATTaaagttaaatattttatttgagagtacattgaaattaaattcattttataTTGAAtcttttagaatatattttaagaatatcataaaataaaatgtaactaaaaaattttaaagaaaataaaattataatttcaatgtATTGAAtagattaataatttattttttttacaattatacaTTTAATACATATATTTTAGCTAAGTTCTTTTATAATTTATACCCAACTAAAAAACCTTAAATTctaccattttcttttcttcaaaatttcGGATGAATTGAATATAAGACAAATTTTAAAGTACATTAAAGATATGGTTATGAAATGATTAACATATgaatttaattcttattttttacCTGCATGGACTATTCCATTCAACGGCATAAAATTAgattaacaaaatataaaattgcTAGTATTCATAATACAATAATTAATCTTCTtacatttaaataataaaaaaatttattaatataaatgttgGAAAGATGAACTATATGACTTAGTATTCAattgtatttattaattaatttatttatttttcattttttccttaaTAAGGGTAGATATTTATTaggtttttttttaagttgtaggAGAGGAGGGATATTTTGGGAAAGTCATTCAAAGGGAAACACAAGCACTCTTGATTATGAGAAATTTAGATCGGTCGTCCTTGTGGCAGGGAGGCCACCATAGTTGAATATTCTGGCGAATGACAAATCGACTGTGAGCACCGGGAATCTCATATACCACCATGGAGACAAACTCTTATCGTGGGTGGAAATGTAGTGATTTTGGGCACTGATGTTTTTACCAGTGTAGGGATACATGATTGTTAGTTGATTCTGGTGTGGATTGAAACATGAACGTGAAAGAAGGAAAAACGATTCGATTTGTGAATAGGGATCATTTTACCCCCAATTCCCATTTTGAAGCTTTGCAAACGAATTTTCGGGGTGCAGATGTGGCACCCATTGTCACTGTTGATTTTACGACTATGGTGTCAGATTTGAGTATAGGGTGTTGCTATTATCCTAACAATTTTAAATCTAATGGTATTATTGTGGTCGCAAAGGGTGTGTTATGAGAACAAGATTTGGAAATCTGCAATGTCAATGTAGTTTCTAGATTGCTGACACAGCGATTTAAATATGATTATGGGTTTGTTTGTTATTTCTTGTAAGAAGATTATGCCTTTTTCAGACTGACACTAGATTTTTGGCCTGGAACATGTTGCAAGTCACAAAGGTAGCAAACATATATCTCTCAAGAATCATAGAACTAAATTAAGAAAACGACAGGTTCAATGCACATTCACAAATATATATTGATTAGccctttgtttttttgtttttttttttttttggggtgaGTGATTAGccctttgtttttattagggTTAAATCACTTAAATATTTTCAACACAAGTGAACTTCAACAAAAACAGTGGTTGAAGGCTTGGTTGAGTGGCATATCATATGCCTCCTTAACAACCACATCCGAGTTCAAATTTTCTCGGAGAAAAAATAAATCCATGCAGTGATATAGTGTGTATAAGTATGTTATGTGGATGTGTGATACATGCCTAATACTTAGGATTAGGAGCGGCTAATCCACTtgagcaaaaataaaaatcaacaaaaaacatGAAGTTTATGCCTATTCTTTTCTCACGGCCCAACAAACGATTTTTCTTCAAAACCAGCACATTTGTCAACAACTTACCTTGTCTGCATGTCCCGTTCTTGGGAGGCTGACGTGTATTGACTGTATTCTACACCGTAGTATTCGCCAAGGCTAAATTGTAGTGTGCATATAGATGTAACAATCttgaattaatattaaattagctTTTTTTTGTCCCAATGCTATGGGTCACCTCTCATACCTACCTGGCTAATGCGGGGTTTCTAATATTTATCCTTGTTCAGTTTAAAGCTACATAAAGTTGCAAGAAGCTAGTGTGTTACTTCTAAATTAGAACTGCAAGAAGTAAAATTAAGAGAAGTACTCTAAGAATGAACTTTCAAGTTCCAGCTCCAGGGAGAAATATTTGGATCGGAGACAGTAAAAAGTCAAATAAGAACTAAGATGTTTGGAAAATGATTCTTTCATCCCCTTAATTCTAATCTTCACCATGTGCAAGCTTGTCACCATTCTGAATCCAGATAGAATGAACTAAGCATTAGAGATTTTGCTTGGAACACATTACAAACAAAACAAATTGCACTAATATGAGTGTATTTATTAGTTCAATTGGAGATAACTGTGTGTGTAGAATGCATGACATGGCTATTTCATTTGTCAGAGAGCCAAAGATCATTGCAACTCATTGTATGACCGAGATGGCATGAGCCAAGACCttctgttattgttatttttcaaGCCTCTCAGTTTGAGAGGGCTCCAGACCACAGGTTTCCGTTGCAGTGCAACCGCAGCTGGATGTCTAGCTACCCTTGAATCGACTCCTTGTATTGGACTTCCCCTAAACTTGCTGCTGCTCCTGATAGACATCGGTGTGGTCATCTCAACAGATGCTCTCGACTCTGGCAATGGGGCAAACAAATTTGAATACCGAGCTCTCCTTTGGCGACTGATCAATACACTGCTTCCACCTGCAAATTGAGATGCTCGGAGTGGAGTTGTGATATCAGAAGTTGTCTCTGGACAGCTTATGACACTGGAGACCCGCCTCCTTGGTTGAAGTAACTGCGCCATTGGTGGTGCATGAGACCGGAGTGGAGTTGTGATGTCAGAAGTTCTCTCTGGACAGATTGCGGGAATGGAGGAGACCCGCCTTCTTGGTTGAAGGAGCTTCCCTGTTGGGAGTGCAGGTGGTCTAACTGCTATTGATGCCCTACTTTTTGGTTTCGAGTAGGCTTCTGTATTTTCCTTCCCACTATTCATGGAAGTGTTGTATCTCTTCGATGCTATAGGAGATCGCGAAGGCATGAAATTGGATATTCTTTTCAATGGCATTCTCGTCTGTGAAGGCATGAGAGGTGGCTTCTTATCTGCAGTGTTTCTCCGAGCTGCAGTTAATGTTGATGATGAATTTTGTGCTGAGACAGCAGCAATTGATCTACTCTCTTGCTTTAGTCTAGTCTTCCTTTCTTCAGCTATCTGATTCTCAAGGCCCCTAACCTGCCAAAATTAATTTGGAGTTGAGATAAATACAGAATATATGATTGACTTATGTGAATAAACATTTTGTAAATTACAAGTGCTACCTTTTCCTGAAGGGTTTTACATTGGTGTTCTCTTGAAGCAAGTCTCAGTAGCAAGTTAGCATTGTTATCCTGTAGCTTCCTAGTTTCCTTCTCATCATGTTTGAGTTTCTCTACCTGTTTTGATGATCAAATATTGAGCTAGGATATAAATGAATAATGGTTAATTCTTATTCATAGGAACAAATTAAACTTTTTGCTTACCATTTGCTTATATTTAAGCAGCTCAGCATGGTCCACTTGCTTGCGAGCTGGGCCACTCTCAACTCCACGGACCCGGCTAGCAAAATTTAGTGAACAAAGTGTCTCTCCCAAATCTGTCTCACTTGGGCTAACTTGGACAAACATTAATGTTTTGCAATCTCCTCCTGTTGTATTTGAATCCCATTTCAGCAATTAGAAATTACAAATAAGAAAACACGCACATATGGACACACCCTGAAGACCTTTTCATAACAATAACTATCTGAATTGCAATTGATTCATTGCTTTTGATAAAAGAAATGTCAAATATACAGGAATCAAGACATGGCAGCAACTTCCAAAGGATCACAAATTTGTAAAGCTGAAATGAAATCTCACCTAAGGAGCTCTGAAGTATATGAGTCAGCTTTGAGTTCCTGTTCCAAACGAGACACAAATATGAGTTAAATAATGAATTCGTTATGTAAGAATGTGAACAAGAGGAACATAGATACCTGTAAGGGATATGTGCAGATTTGGAGGCAAGAGCGGAAATAACGTCTCCAAGAGCAGATAAAGACTTATTTATGAATTGGGATTCCTTAAGTCTTTCTCCTTCAACTTCAGTTTTCCCTACACGCTCACTGCCAGCTAGGTCTACTAGCCAGAGGCGGCTCCGTGTTCTATCGCCATTAACTAAATTCTCCCCCACCACAGTTACTCGCAGCAAGCTGCATGTAAAATCTCTTCTTAATTATCAATGCAAGACCAACATCAACCTAGACTAGACCTATACCCTCATTGAGATAATTATATTACATTTACTAATTACTAGCGATAACAAATTATGTAACCGTGACCATGTCCATCTTCAAAATATGAGAATAGGAACATTCACTATTACTTAACTATGTAGAATTGCAAAATGAGTATAGAAAATCAGTTCTCACAAAATTTAAGTATGAGTTTGTGGTTAATATATCAACAAGTCATGTCAATCATATTTAAAAAGATTATCTGATCGATTGAAGACATACCAATGAGAACGGCTGCTAAGCTCATTAGCACTCGTGGATCCAACAGATCTTACTCTATTTCCAGTCTTGAGCAATTCCCAAACATCTTCTGTTCCATAAACAGGAGCTTCAACAAGTCCTGGGACTTCTTGGGTTCCCTCTGCAGATTGCTTTACCTCcaacctgaaataaaaaaaaattgtcataTAGATTGATTAATTAACATTTGAAACAACAAATTGTTATGCTTAGTTTATTGGAAAGGGGAGAATAAAACTTGAGACTACACTCATCAATTCAAGTGCAATATAAAAATTAAGCTAGGTACAATGCAAAACAAAAACTCACTTCTTTGTTTGGGAGGAATTTTCCACCAGGAGATCTCTTATCTTCTCATTATAAACTTCCAACATGCTGACACACAATTCATACTTCATTACACCATGTCTCTCCTCAGCTATCCTAAATAATTCCTCCAGTGTTCTGTAGTTAACTCCCCTCTGCTCTGGTGTTCCCTCCATTGTAAATGTTTTACCAGTTCCAGTTTGCCCATAAGCAAATATACAGACATTGAACCCATCCAGCACTGATGCAATGACAGGCTTCGTCTGTGCAAATACAGCTTCTGCATGACAGAAATTAACACACTCGcgttaaataatttttaactgaATCAATACCAGAAAAACAAAATGTATTCCAATGTGCATAATAAAAAATTGTAGCATTTATTTCACCTTGGTTATCTTCTGGCTTAAACACATGATCAAACTTAAATTGCTTCTTGGTTGAGTCTGAAGCTACGACTTGAAGTTCATAATCAGAAGATGCCTCGAAATTCAAAACAGATGCAGCAGACCCATTCAAAATTTCACCAGCAATCAACGGCCTGCATCTGCAGAACACTCTGATGTTTCCCTTCATTTCAATCAATTCATTAGAAAGCCTCTTCCGTTCATTGTACTCCTTCAGAAATTTTCTTCTAAGGAGTTCATATTCAATACCTAAATCAAACAAAAGTGCCAAAACTCACTGTTAATTCAACTAGTCATAAAGAAAGTGAAACGTAAAACCTTATATTTAACTTTGATGAGACTCAATACCTAGAGACTTAAAAGACCTCAAAGCATCAGAGTCCAGAAAGGACTTGGTAGAGAGTTTTGCTTCTTCAGCCAGTACTATATGCTGTTGCTTCAAATCCTGATAAaagaattataaagaaagaaaatttagaaCTTCAAGAATGAATGTGTGAAAACAAAGATGCACAAAATAAAAACTGGTCTatgtataacttaaaaaaaaaacaatccaaataaaatttcaaactTTTACCTGAATCTTGGTACTCAAATGGATGATTTTCTTCAAGATCGGAAGTGTGTGACCACCCTGATCAGGTGAAACTTCATGGATCTCATTAGTCATGCTGTTTTCAATGTCCGTGCACTCAGAGCTTTCGTTCTCTTGCTTTGGCGCATCCTCTAACCAAAAGGGAAATGACACAAACAACAAGTAACAACAttaggttttttttcttttgcgcTGAGATTAATTAACCTAACTAATGATGCTGAACAAGAATTAAAATGTATTTTATCAttcaaatagaaaaattgaagagAGGATAGAGAGCGGGAACCTGTGTGAGAATTTGGTGGTGGCTGCTTGTCCTCGATAACAATTTCGTTGTGTTTTTCAGCGAGCATTTGTATTTGAATGCTTTTTTCTGCAAGAAATGTTGAATTTCGATGaagaattaaaaaattcaaatcatgaaggagaaaaaaaaaaacacacacacacacagagtagCGTACCGTCCATGTCTTTTGGAAGCAAAGAATGACGAGAGGTTCAATAATCTTTGGAGCAAAACGAAACGAGAAGAACTTCAAAATGtgagcagagagagagagagagagagagagagagagagagagagagagagagagagagagagttcaaTTGTGGAGAACGATTGGGATTGGATAATAGGGAT includes:
- the LOC112710836 gene encoding microtubule-binding protein TANGLED encodes the protein MVARTPPTQKKMLAPLNPILIRETLIKVDRCMARLQELQYTVTGGSKVVSGVSLSPRSTRGYLRTSLRCKQESLRLKNGGTRKSPMGKFPSPSKTGEWRRMSLPAMLVGETVGEILQATQFAREIVSVVNNKPLATSDDPKTPMSQRLNGKLSSFQAENTEFKARRKKEKQTKSQHENSPSLQRARSRINFKVSPPKIKEFDKENKKYLANRVSPRNKPWAKKTVLFPNPLYLPTQPSSQQQGFSKTRSPIVLRNRGTTTTATTSITTPHKFVIKSPQPSSSKVQVKKSPQAKSNKKLISPSRTTTGRSSPKRFHVFHPPTVYLFSPTGKEKLSRNSPKRSVSVAAKIRRSFSPSRLATRLVSPLKSRKTVLKTDGLVVSGLKQRPTSTVKIPVRGI
- the LOC112710837 gene encoding kinesin-like protein KIN-14S, which produces MDEKSIQIQMLAEKHNEIVIEDKQPPPNSHTEDAPKQENESSECTDIENSMTNEIHEVSPDQGGHTLPILKKIIHLSTKIQDLKQQHIVLAEEAKLSTKSFLDSDALRSFKSLGIEYELLRRKFLKEYNERKRLSNELIEMKGNIRVFCRCRPLIAGEILNGSAASVLNFEASSDYELQVVASDSTKKQFKFDHVFKPEDNQEAVFAQTKPVIASVLDGFNVCIFAYGQTGTGKTFTMEGTPEQRGVNYRTLEELFRIAEERHGVMKYELCVSMLEVYNEKIRDLLVENSSQTKKLEVKQSAEGTQEVPGLVEAPVYGTEDVWELLKTGNRVRSVGSTSANELSSRSHCLLRVTVVGENLVNGDRTRSRLWLVDLAGSERVGKTEVEGERLKESQFINKSLSALGDVISALASKSAHIPYRNSKLTHILQSSLGGDCKTLMFVQVSPSETDLGETLCSLNFASRVRGVESGPARKQVDHAELLKYKQMVEKLKHDEKETRKLQDNNANLLLRLASREHQCKTLQEKVRGLENQIAEERKTRLKQESRSIAAVSAQNSSSTLTAARRNTADKKPPLMPSQTRMPLKRISNFMPSRSPIASKRYNTSMNSGKENTEAYSKPKSRASIAVRPPALPTGKLLQPRRRVSSIPAICPERTSDITTPLRSHAPPMAQLLQPRRRVSSVISCPETTSDITTPLRASQFAGGSSVLISRQRRARYSNLFAPLPESRASVEMTTPMSIRSSSKFRGSPIQGVDSRVARHPAAVALQRKPVVWSPLKLRGLKNNNNRRSWLMPSRSYNELQ